One Anopheles marshallii chromosome 3, idAnoMarsDA_429_01, whole genome shotgun sequence genomic region harbors:
- the LOC128715302 gene encoding proline-rich protein PRCC: MSLVAYEYSSDEASDNEESEKENPTVVEHDGTRSVDTSSEQHLTDPDITESPKNHLHLPAPKCLNDLNVVEEDDEFLHKKAVPANIPLPQPPSALNMATKPKVRNGKVQITIPSMKDFGEDGDDVQNAKKQKPIIGAALPNKSTNLLSMLPKPRTALFDAKPTMGPSSSNSSSGPSTSTSFSKRLVPDSVANRPRNVPMSATKSNSRAQSADSSTKTDKAATPSSQADNSDEDDDGDEQMVDFFSFNKVDELPTVSTNEISAMVAKKAAKIAENVRKYTEADEQSEAAVSSTIENRNVAALAHQSDAAPEDLASETALSALIGGNRAKRGRIEEVDLIDITSADIVPSKEDFLRRQLQDETGYVPTGHLVGDWTCTSKRKSHITQLASKAQANAQELEAMWAANRQSRRQTQSKYGF, from the coding sequence ATGTCTCTGGTGGCTTACGAATACAGTAGTGACGAAGCGTCGGATAATGAGGAATCGGAAAAAGAGAACCCAACGGTGGTAGAACACGATGGCACTCGATCTGTCGACACCAGCTCGGAACAACACTTAACAGATCCCGACATCACCGAATCGCCGAAAAATCATCTGCATCTTCCAGCACCCAAATGTCTCAACGATCTCAACGTTGTGGAGGAAGATGATGAATTCCTGCACAAAAAAGCAGTTCCGGCCAACATTCCACTACCCCAGCCACCGTCCGCCTTGAATATGGCCACGAAACCCAAGGTACGTAATGGTAAAGTGCAAATTACCATCCCATCGATGAAGGACTTCGGGGAAGATGGGGACGATGTGCAGAATGCGAAGAAACAAAAGCCCATCATCGGTGCTGCACTACCGAACAAATCGACCAACCTTTTAAGCATGCTACCGAAACCACGAACAGCGCTTTTTGACGCAAAACCCACCATGGGGCCATCGTCCAGCAACTCATCCTCGGGTCCATCCACTAGCACCAGCTTTAGCAAACGTCTCGTACCGGACTCTGTTGCGAATAGGCCGCGTAACGTACCGATGAGTGCGACCAAATCCAACAGTCGTGCACAATCCGCTGATTCTAGCACGAAAACCGACAAAGCTGCCACGCCATCATCGCAAGCCGACAACAGTGATGAGGACGATGATGGAGACGAGCAAATGGTGGATTTCTTCTCCTTCAACAAAGTCGATGAATTGCCAACGGTCAGCACGAACGAAATCAGCGCAATGGTTGCTAAAAAAGCTGCCAAAATAGCGGAGAACGTACGAAAGTATACCGAAGCGGATGAACAATCGGAAGCCGCCGTATCGAGTACGATCGAAAACAGAAACGTGGCAGCACTAGCTCACCAGTCAGATGCTGCGCCGGAGGATCTGGCAAGCGAGACGGCTCTGTCCGCTCTTATCGGTGGTAACCGTGCTAAACGGGGCCGTATCGAAGAAGTCGATCTGATCGACATCACGTCCGCCGATATCGTTCCATCGAAGGAGGATTTTTTGCGCCGCCAACTGCAGGATGAAACGGGATACGTGCCGACCGGCCACCTGGTGGGTGATTGGACATGTACCAGCAAGCGAAAGTCGCACATTACCCAGCTGGCGAGCAAGGCGCAAGCTAACGCACAGGAACTGGAAGCAATGTGGGCCGCAAACCGACAGTCCCGGAGGCAAACCCAAAGCAAATACGGGTTTTGA
- the LOC128713057 gene encoding tetratricopeptide repeat protein 27, with translation MIAASEPSGRFYAHLLKPELNELLKSATFAEVLSDKLHQTDASNEELLHLGIGSLVAFLQYNFLGPREKQNLHESVQQTSNSRAKLKSDGEELNVNVVRADCLLVCKRIFEHLLHHDTEGNNSIPTGYCVRLWYQRYLLIHQRCIDDLTHDLYERFNANVAVLETALSTAEQAIKIEIYTEIMFGFIQFKRITKLEQWLQKLETLSNVKLTVEGALGLRTKFQQTPLPQLTLRLQGVSELGLPDATETHSHMKLPPILNLGDEVRLEKVKFLNDHENEDLQLPALVQNIVLGKLYFLYVSQPKEQLTLEEIQPYITTLVYQRCGPWATRVATLFMNASIEATHKRTVDRSLRQIEELIQQFEPSYSETAIPIADRLPLVFSSWPISYWQMKEKLADVMVSLGMMKGALAIYQEVQSWENVIECHTILEMRHLAAMVIKELMERNGPTVRLYCMLGDATDDVECYRQAWELSNETSASAQRHWGNYYFVRKDYSSAIEHLRRSIEINCLQEPTLLRLGYAALQLERWEEAAYAYRLYTSFENHGFEPWNNLAKAYIMLGEKPRAHKVLQEALKCNFSNWKVWENYLLVCVDTRNFSDALNAYERLLDLKDRYYDKEVLELIVRAILLGTPDADGTPCSRLKAKALNLLAHACAQQPNNGYLYELAAELEDVDLLKRCHKLQNAYRAYTQSNSQWSKGPESCATVVNLCVDLCERSLRAFVEGKSDGTRLVPLRAQLGSARLTGQACLRSANSAEWPVCAEPLQTLQDLVDKLTTELKQAMDS, from the exons ATGATTGCAGCTTCCGAACCATCCGGCCGATTTTATGCGCATCTGCTTAAACCCGAATTAAATGAGCTGCTCAAGTCGGCCACTTTTGCCGAAGTGCTTTCTGACAAACTACACCAAACGGATGCTTCCAACGAGGAACTGCTGCACTTGGGCATTGGTAGCTTAGTTGCATTTTTACAGTACAATTTCCTCGGTCCacgtgaaaaacaaaatctccaCGAATCGGTTCAGCAAACCTCCAACAGCCGGGCGAAACTTAAATCGGACGGAGAGGAACTGAATGTAAATGTAGTACGTGCCGATTGCTTATTGGTTTGCAAGCGAATATTCGAACACCTGCTTCATCACGATACAGAAGGAAACAATTCCATCCCAACCGGGTATTGCGTGCGGCTTTGGTATCAACGGTATTTGCTCATTCATCAGCGCTGCATTGATGATCTTACGCATGATCTGTACGAACGATTCAATGCAAACGTGGCAGTGCTCGAGACAGCTCTTTCCACTGCTGAGCAGGCGatcaaaattgaaatttacacGGAAATTATGTTCGGATTCATCCAGTTCAAGCGCATTACCAAATTAGAACAATGGCTGCAGAAGCTTGAAACGCTTTCGAACGTAAAGCTAACGGTGGAGGGTGCCTTAGGACTACGCACAAAGTTTCAGCAGACACCACTGCCGCAGCTGACACTAAGGCTGCAAGGTGTCAGCGAATTGGGATTGCCCGATGCCACCGAAACACACAGTCACATGAAATTGCCCCCCATCCTGAATCTGGGCGATGAGGTGCGTTTGGAGAAAGTTAAGTTTTTGAATGACCACGAGAACGAAGATCTGCAGCTGCCTGCCTTGGTGCAGAACATAGTGCTTGGCAAGTT ATACTTCCTGTACGTTTCGCAGCCAAAAGAACAATTAACCCTGGAAGAGATACAACCCTACATTACTACGCTCGTTTATCAACGTTGCGGACCTTGGGCAACACGTGTGGCTACACTCTTCATGAACGCCTCCATTGAAGCCACTCACAAGCGTACGGTCGATCGGTCTTTGCGTCAAATTGAGGAACTGATACAACAATTCGAACCTTCCTATAGCGAAACAGCGATCCCAATCGCCGATCGTCTACCGTTGGTATTTAGCTCTTGGCCCATCTCTTACTGGCAGATGAAGGAAAAGCTAGCCGACGTGATGGTTAGTCTCGGCATGATGAAGGGCGCACTCGCGATCTATCAAGAGGTGCAGAGCTGGGAAAATGTGATCGAATGTCACACGATACTCGAGATGCGTCATCTTGCCGCGATGGTGATAAAAGAGTTGATGGAACGGAATGGGCCCACGGTGCGATTGTACTGTATGCTGGGAGATGCAACGGATGATGTCGAATGTTATCGACAGGCTTGGGAGCTATCCAATGAGACAAGCGCCAGTGCCCAACGGCACTGGGGCAATTACTACTTTGTGCGCAAAGATTATTCTTCGGCGATTGAGCATCTTCGTCGTTCAATTGAGATCAACTGTCTGCAGGAACCGACACTGCTTCGGCTGGGGTATGCCGCACTTCAACTTGAGCGTTGGGAGGAAGCCGCCTACGCCTATCGGCTTTATACGTCCTTCGAGAACCATGGTTTTGAGCCGTGGAACAATCTCGCCAAGGCGTACATCATGCTGGGAGAAAAACCTCGCGCGCATAAAGTACTCCAGGAAGCGCTCAAGTGTAACTTTAGCAATTGGAAAGTTTGGGAAAACTATCTGCTCGTCTGTGTCGATACGCGGAATTTCAGCGATGCGTTAAACGCGTACGAACGGTTGCTAGACCTGAAGGATCGCTACTACGACAAGGAAGTGTTGGAACTTATTGTACGAGCGATCTTGCTGGGTACGCCGGATGCCGACGGAACACCTTGCAGTCGGTTGAAGGCGAAAGCACTTAATTTGCTTGCTCACGCCTGTGCCCAACAGCCCAACAATGGCTATTTGTACGAGCTGGCCGCCGAGTTGGAAGACGTGGATCTGTTGAAGCGTTGTCACAAGCTACAAAATGCTTACCGAGCGTACACGCAATCTAACAGCCAGTGGTCGAAAGGACCGGAAAGCTGCGCCACCGTGGTAAACCTCTGTGTAGACCTTTGCGAGCGTAGTTTGAGGGCGTTCGTAGAAGGTAAAAGTGATGGAACCCGTTTGGTGCCATTGCGGGCACAACTTGGCTCAGCCCGGCTAACTGGACAGGCATGTCTGCGTTCGGCTAACAGTGCAGAATGGCCGGTGTGTGCTGAACCGCTGCAAACGCTCCAGGATTTGGTCGACAAGCTAACGACCGAATTGAAGCAAGCAATGGATTCATAA
- the LOC128713058 gene encoding DDB1- and CUL4-associated factor 8: protein MDEDSLKNNDNDADVDDSPRKKIKTEDQQQPSTSSACGASTSSGNTASTSAVPIENSPPESANDRPNESDDDPPQQPVDVEDDILLEAANSPRPRSRSDSGEQSDDESEESRADDAFIQNLERSVERLRRNVRRLTNRHDRARNGADENAPENELVEEEAPVIDPIDSLRSNRIRNRIVNDIAQLFVPNVFRGYESNEDSVDGAQVDEEFQAVVSDEEETNREFAFDADHSQSDSDSSTSSSSTLTSSSESSISYGHSSGSEFDYVHLPFRDEPNVDFQEISSVKCQWNIVREMYQRQHGVRFHKTPTTVGKYDPSQFQKRAYGSVNLVKRLGLLHKLQHHRGCVNCLNFHPSGKLLASGSDDLRINLWNWESKKLVKSLRSGHKSNVFQTKFMVCEEYRDSELEIISTGRDGAVRHMIVDPSGHPTTKQIFRSSQAVHKVAIPARHDRIFLTAGEDETVRLCDLRQAKVQTLVNVHKQLYSIATHPFDSEFCVAGYGSAVRVYDLRRAQHPKKVLVVGGPPDIRMRPSITCAVYNHDGTEILASYSEGDIHLFKLDPPDLQMGTTIQFRGHSNIKTIKGVNFFGPHSEYVASGSDCGSIYIWEKSSQTIVNWLRCNTSEVVNCLESHPEFPILASSGVDYDIKIWVPKGLNDEQTAALFDCNDLKRYVRRNLTLGNSFRSNFRSSHLTHFFPTPSRRRSDEAVLGDRAGRSRLDCSPS, encoded by the exons ATGGATGAAGACTCGCTTAAAAATAACGACAATGATGCTGATGTCGACGACAGTCCACGGAAGAAGATAAAAACAGAAGACCAGCAGCAACCTTCGACATCGTCCGCCTGTGGTGCTTCAACTTCATCCGGCAACACTGCATCCACTTCCGCAGTACCGATCGAAAACAGTCCCCCAGAAAG TGCAAATGACCGGCCAAATGAGTCCGATGATGATCCACCGCAGCAACCGGTTGATGTGGAAGATGATATACTGCTGGAGGCTGCCAATTCACCAAGACCACGATCGCGCAGTGATTCGGGAGAGCAAAGCGACGACGAAAGCGAAGAAAGCCGGGCGGACGATGCCTTTATACAGAATCTTGAGCGATCGGTTGAACGATTGCGCCGTAATGTGCGCCGTTTGACTAACCGGCACGATCGGGCACGGAACGGGGCGGACGAAAACGCACCGGAAAATGAACTGGTTGAGGAAGAAGCTCCCGTAATCGATCCGATTGATTCTTTGCGGTCTAATCGCATAAGGAACCGG ATTGTGAATGATATAGCGCAGCTGTTTGTTCCGAACGTGTTTCGTGGATACGAGAGCAACGAGGACAGCGTTGATGGGGCGCAggttgatgaagagtttcaggCGGTGGTTAGTGACGAGGAGGAAACAAATAGAGAGTTTGCGTTCGATGCAGATCATTCGCAGAGTGATTCCGATTCCAGCACTTCTTCCTCATCTACCTTAACGTCCTCCTCGGAGAGTTCCATTTCCTACGGGCA CTCGAGCGGTTCCGAGTTCGACTATGTACACTTGCCGTTTCGCGATGAGCCAAATGTGGACTTTCAGGAAATTTCCTCTGTAAA ATGCCAATGGAACATAGTACGCGAAATGTATCAGCGTCAGCATGGTGTACGCTTCCATAAAACGCCCACCACGGTTGGTAAATACGATCCGAGCCAATTCCAAAAACGTGCCTACGGTTCGGTAAATTTGGTGAAACGATTGGGACTGCTCCACAAGCTGCAACATCATCGGGGTTGCGTGAATTGCTTAAACTTTCACCCTTCGGGCAAACTGTTGGCCAGCGGTTCGGATGATCTGCGCATCAACCTGTGGAACTGGGAATCGAAGAAGCTGGTTAAGTCGCTTCGCAGCGGCCACAAAAGCAACGTCTTCCAGACCAAGTTTATGGTCTGCGAAGAGTATCGGGATAGCGAGCTCGAGATCATATCGACCGGGCGTGATGGAGCGGTGCGCCACATGATCGTTGACCCGTCGGGTCATCCCACCACGAAGCAGATCTTTCGATCGTCGCAGGCGGTCCACAAGGTGGCGATACCGGCCCGACACGATCGCATATTCCTAACGGCCGGTGAGGATGAAACGGTACGGCTGTGCGATTTGCGCCAGGCCAAGGTCCAGACATTGGTCAATGTCCACAAACAGTTGTACAGTATTGCGACGCATCCGTTCGATTCGGAGTTTTGCGTTGCCGGTTACGGCAGCGCGGTTCGCGTGTACGATCTACGTCGTGCACAACATCCGAAAAAGGTGTTGGTCGTAGGAGGGCCACCGGATATA AGAATGAGGCCGAGCATCACATGCGCTGTATACAACCATGATGGGACGGAAATACTTGCCAGCTATAGTGAAGGCGATATTCACCTTTTTAAACTGGATCCACCAGACCTACAAATGGGCACCACCATACAGTTCCGGGGCCACAG CAACATAAAAACGATTAAGGGCGTAAATTTCTTTGGACCTCATTCGGAGTACGTCGCGTCCGGTAGCGACTGTGGGTCCATCTACATATGGGAAAAGAGCAGCCAAACCATTGTCAACTGGTTGCGATGCAACACGAGCGAGGTTGTGAATTGTCTCGAATCGCACCCAGAATTTCCGATACTGGCCAGTTCCGGTGTAGATTATGACATCAAAATTTGGGTTCCTAAGGGGCTGAACGATGAGCAGACGGCAGCACTATTCGACTGCAACGATCTGAAACGTTACGTGCGACGCAACCTTACCCTGGGGAACAGTTTTCGGAGCAACTTCCGATCGTCACACCTTACGCACTTTTTTCCGACGCCGTCTCGCCGTCGTTCCGACGAAGCGGTACTGGGCGATCGGGCTGGGCGTTCCCGGTTGGATTGCAGTCCGTCATAA